A region of Streptomyces sp. R44 DNA encodes the following proteins:
- the arfB gene encoding alternative ribosome rescue aminoacyl-tRNA hydrolase ArfB, protein MEGMSGPYPIRGSVSLPEAELQWRFSRSSGPGGQHVNTSDSQVELRFDLAATDALPEVWKARALERLASRLVNGVVTVRASEHRSQWRNRETAAVRLAALLAEATAPPPKPRRPTKIPRGINERRLREKKQRSETKRTRRSRDWS, encoded by the coding sequence ATGGAGGGCATGTCCGGTCCGTATCCCATCCGCGGCTCCGTCTCGCTGCCCGAGGCCGAGCTCCAGTGGCGTTTCTCGCGGTCGTCGGGGCCGGGCGGTCAGCACGTCAACACCAGCGACTCCCAGGTGGAGCTCCGCTTCGACCTCGCGGCCACCGACGCGCTCCCCGAGGTGTGGAAGGCCCGCGCCCTGGAGCGGCTCGCCTCCCGCCTGGTCAACGGCGTCGTCACGGTCCGCGCCTCGGAGCACCGCTCCCAGTGGCGCAACCGCGAGACGGCCGCGGTCCGCCTGGCGGCCCTCCTCGCCGAGGCGACGGCCCCACCGCCGAAGCCCCGCCGCCCGACGAAGATCCCGCGCGGGATCAACGAGCGCCGGCTGCGCGAGAAGAAACAGCGCTCGGAGACCAAGCGGACCCGCCGGTCCCGCGACTGGAGCTAG
- a CDS encoding GntR family transcriptional regulator, whose product MAKEFKDPRSPHQKIAADLRRQITRGDLPPGSKLGSTAELMEQYGGVANTTVQKALQALKAEGLLEGLPGKGVYVRQHAQRSIEPAAYMRPAGPDDPYPWVSEAAKREQVGRVQLLAVEVVVPPEEVAEALHLEDGERAVLRKQILFLDEEPTELTRSYYPLSLVEGTAVLDKKRIRGGTPALLDSMGFPPREFVDELSSEIPTEEEVVALELPKDMPVLVAFRVVYSDARRPIEVTLMTKAAHRYRMRYRLPVT is encoded by the coding sequence ATGGCGAAGGAGTTCAAGGATCCGAGATCACCGCACCAGAAGATCGCGGCGGATCTTCGACGGCAGATCACCCGCGGAGACCTCCCTCCGGGAAGCAAACTGGGCTCGACGGCCGAGCTGATGGAGCAGTACGGCGGCGTGGCCAACACGACCGTCCAGAAGGCCCTCCAGGCACTGAAGGCCGAGGGGCTCCTGGAAGGACTGCCGGGCAAGGGGGTGTACGTCCGACAGCACGCGCAGCGGTCGATCGAGCCGGCCGCGTACATGAGGCCCGCCGGTCCGGACGACCCCTATCCGTGGGTATCCGAAGCCGCGAAGCGGGAGCAGGTCGGCAGGGTTCAGCTCCTCGCCGTCGAGGTCGTCGTCCCGCCGGAGGAAGTCGCCGAAGCCCTGCACCTGGAGGATGGCGAGCGTGCCGTGCTCCGCAAGCAGATCCTCTTCCTGGACGAGGAGCCGACGGAACTCACGAGGTCGTACTACCCGCTGAGCCTGGTCGAGGGCACGGCCGTGCTGGACAAGAAGCGGATCCGAGGTGGCACACCGGCGCTGCTCGATTCGATGGGCTTCCCTCCGCGCGAGTTCGTGGACGAACTGTCGTCCGAGATCCCGACGGAGGAGGAGGTCGTGGCGCTGGAGCTCCCGAAGGACATGCCGGTGCTGGTGGCCTTCCGCGTGGTCTACTCCGACGCCCGGCGTCCGATCGAGGTCACGTTGATGACGAAGGCGGCACACCGCTACCGGATGCGCTACAGGCTGCCAGTGACCTGA
- a CDS encoding GntR family transcriptional regulator produces the protein MSGDAWISETAPYLAPRKPGQSDAWTDEAARRGHRGGQRLLHAGLVDAPDPVRAALRLPATEHVVVRRRLILLDDQPVELADSYYPVAIAGDTPLAEPRKVPGGAVTLLKELGYTGAEVVEDVSAALSTAEEREQLGLPEGSAVLRLLRLTLTGDGTPMEASVMTMPADRHLTYRLGKQDA, from the coding sequence ATGTCGGGCGATGCATGGATCAGCGAGACCGCGCCGTACCTGGCCCCGCGCAAGCCTGGTCAGAGCGACGCATGGACCGACGAGGCCGCTCGCCGTGGGCACCGCGGCGGCCAACGACTCCTCCACGCAGGCCTGGTGGACGCCCCGGACCCCGTCCGCGCTGCCCTCCGGTTGCCTGCCACCGAGCATGTGGTCGTCCGGCGCCGACTGATCCTGCTCGACGACCAGCCCGTGGAACTCGCCGATTCCTACTACCCCGTCGCCATCGCCGGAGACACGCCCCTGGCGGAGCCGCGCAAGGTGCCCGGCGGCGCCGTCACGCTGCTCAAGGAGCTGGGGTACACCGGCGCCGAGGTCGTGGAGGACGTGAGCGCCGCCCTCTCCACCGCGGAGGAGCGGGAGCAATTGGGCCTCCCTGAAGGCAGTGCCGTCCTCCGACTGCTCCGCCTGACCCTGACCGGCGACGGGACGCCGATGGAGGCCTCCGTGATGACCATGCCGGCCGACAGGCACCTCACCTATCGGCTCGGGAAGCAGGACGCGTGA
- a CDS encoding RidA family protein, which produces MTEATEKTEKITRINPEQLHETPGYHHITVVESGRTAYLAGQCPLDRNGALVGPGSFEAQVDQVVANALTALAAVNARPHHVVRSVIYVRSDDRDALGAVWSRLTASPLGPAFTTASTLLGVAQLGFSDQLVELDLTATLPG; this is translated from the coding sequence ATGACCGAGGCGACCGAGAAGACCGAGAAGATCACCCGCATCAACCCCGAGCAGCTGCACGAGACTCCCGGCTACCACCACATCACGGTGGTCGAGTCGGGCCGCACGGCCTACCTGGCGGGGCAGTGCCCCCTGGACCGGAACGGCGCACTGGTCGGCCCCGGCTCCTTCGAGGCGCAGGTCGACCAGGTGGTCGCGAACGCCCTCACCGCCCTGGCAGCGGTGAACGCCCGGCCCCACCACGTGGTCCGGTCGGTGATCTACGTACGGAGCGACGACAGGGACGCCCTGGGAGCGGTGTGGAGCCGCCTCACGGCCTCCCCCCTGGGCCCGGCGTTCACCACGGCCAGCACCCTCCTGGGAGTCGCCCAACTGGGCTTCTCGGACCAGCTCGTCGAGCTGGACCTCACCGCGACCCTGCCCGGCTGA
- a CDS encoding flavin reductase family protein has translation MLQKTPASPPVSDLAIPHAEGVSNDEFRAAMSRLAAGVVLVTAHDPDDGPRGEDVGMTATAFMSVSLDPPLVLVSLRNGSRMDDLLTDVPVWAVSVLAEDQRHIAGRFAMKNRVSDRLLFADLPYTRGKESGAPLMDGALSVLECRTESRVAAGDHTLVVGRVLTVGLPSSGGGPLTYFQGKYRHLS, from the coding sequence GTGCTCCAGAAGACCCCAGCCTCGCCCCCCGTGTCCGATCTGGCCATCCCTCATGCTGAGGGGGTGAGCAACGACGAGTTCCGGGCGGCGATGTCCCGCCTCGCGGCGGGCGTGGTCCTGGTGACCGCGCACGATCCCGACGACGGCCCGCGCGGCGAGGACGTCGGCATGACGGCCACCGCCTTCATGTCGGTCTCCCTCGACCCGCCCCTGGTCCTCGTCAGCCTCCGCAACGGCTCCCGCATGGACGACCTGCTCACCGACGTCCCGGTGTGGGCGGTGTCGGTCCTCGCCGAGGACCAGCGGCACATCGCCGGGCGCTTCGCCATGAAGAACCGCGTCAGCGACCGTCTCCTCTTCGCCGACCTGCCGTACACGCGCGGCAAGGAGAGCGGCGCCCCGCTCATGGACGGCGCGCTGTCGGTCCTGGAGTGCCGCACGGAGAGCCGGGTCGCGGCCGGCGACCACACGCTCGTGGTGGGCCGGGTCCTGACGGTCGGCCTTCCCTCGTCCGGCGGCGGACCCCTCACGTACTTCCAGGGGAAGTACCGGCACCTGTCGTAA
- the cdgB gene encoding diguanylate cyclase CdgB, whose amino-acid sequence METESEPYVRLSTLRQLHQVVADLNTARSLADTLQTVADGVVAGLNYELACVNLVRPDGDLVVAAFAGSSAAEALITGRVGSRSSWERRLSMGVSWGDLRFIPHTEGWVLMEDDVPQWHTDGPAPRFEDEWHPHDRLYAPMYASGSGRELLGVISVDRPRNGRHPGPWGQEALQMYASQSAIAISNARLRSNMQRALVRLEREQQALRASEESFRQAFEYAPSGMAIAEMGGDQHGRLLRTNDALCRLLGRPASVMRRYSFADLVHPEDIGTLLRTSAEGGRAELRLGRRDGTYVWVSLRNSVVADTADGPRFLLTHVEDIEERKRHELQLAHRASHDALTGLPNSAELRSRLSARLCERPSAPGDEAAYGVYDSQRDGGYGTGHDGAAYEPGHDSGYEVQPQPYEHEHEHGFGFEPAGGGPYDHHVHIVAPTGGEVDDGTKGLAVLFCDLDGFKSINDRFGHHTGDAVLIEVARRLTTGVRDGDTVARLGGDEFVVLADGLGAADAADLAVRLRNAIIPPIRVDGRAVRVGASFGIGWAECGMTVEEVLNSADQRMYVEKRSRAKVHRRAG is encoded by the coding sequence ATGGAGACCGAGTCGGAGCCTTACGTCCGTCTCTCGACCCTGCGGCAGCTGCATCAGGTCGTGGCGGACCTCAATACTGCCCGCAGCCTGGCGGACACCCTGCAGACCGTCGCCGACGGTGTGGTCGCCGGTCTCAACTACGAGCTGGCCTGCGTCAACCTCGTCCGCCCCGACGGTGACCTCGTCGTCGCCGCCTTCGCCGGAAGCTCCGCCGCGGAGGCCCTGATCACCGGCCGTGTCGGCTCCCGCTCCTCCTGGGAGCGGCGCCTGTCCATGGGAGTCTCCTGGGGCGACCTGCGGTTCATCCCGCACACCGAGGGCTGGGTCCTCATGGAGGACGACGTCCCCCAGTGGCACACCGACGGGCCCGCGCCCCGCTTCGAGGACGAGTGGCACCCGCACGACCGGCTCTACGCCCCGATGTACGCCTCCGGCTCCGGCCGTGAGCTCCTCGGCGTCATATCCGTCGACCGCCCGCGCAACGGCCGGCACCCCGGCCCCTGGGGCCAGGAAGCGCTCCAGATGTACGCCTCGCAGTCCGCGATCGCCATCAGCAACGCCCGGCTCCGCTCCAACATGCAGCGCGCCCTGGTCCGCCTGGAGCGCGAGCAGCAGGCCCTGCGGGCCTCCGAGGAGTCCTTCCGGCAGGCCTTCGAGTACGCCCCCTCCGGCATGGCCATCGCCGAGATGGGCGGCGACCAGCACGGCCGCCTCCTGCGCACCAACGACGCCCTGTGCCGGCTCCTCGGCCGCCCCGCCTCCGTGATGCGGCGCTACTCCTTCGCCGACCTCGTCCACCCCGAGGACATCGGCACCCTGCTCCGGACCTCCGCCGAGGGCGGCCGGGCCGAGCTGCGGCTCGGGCGCCGGGACGGCACGTACGTCTGGGTCTCCCTCCGGAACTCGGTGGTCGCCGACACCGCCGACGGGCCCCGCTTCCTCCTCACCCACGTCGAGGACATCGAGGAGCGCAAGCGGCACGAGCTCCAGCTCGCCCACCGGGCCTCGCACGACGCCCTCACCGGCCTCCCCAACAGCGCCGAGCTGCGCTCCCGGCTCTCGGCCCGGCTCTGCGAGCGCCCGTCGGCGCCGGGGGACGAGGCCGCGTACGGGGTGTACGACTCCCAGCGGGACGGCGGCTACGGCACGGGCCACGACGGCGCCGCCTACGAGCCCGGGCACGACTCCGGGTACGAGGTGCAGCCCCAGCCGTACGAGCACGAGCACGAGCACGGTTTCGGTTTCGAGCCGGCGGGCGGCGGCCCGTACGACCACCATGTGCACATCGTGGCGCCCACCGGGGGCGAGGTCGACGACGGGACCAAGGGGCTCGCGGTCCTCTTCTGCGATCTCGACGGCTTCAAGTCGATCAACGACCGCTTCGGGCACCACACCGGCGACGCCGTCCTCATCGAGGTCGCGCGCCGGCTCACCACCGGTGTGCGGGACGGTGACACCGTCGCCCGGCTCGGCGGGGACGAGTTCGTCGTCCTCGCCGACGGCCTGGGTGCCGCCGACGCCGCCGACCTGGCCGTACGCCTGCGCAACGCGATCATTCCGCCGATCCGGGTGGACGGCCGGGCGGTTCGTGTCGGGGCGAGTTTCGGCATCGGTTGGGCCGAGTGCGGGATGACCGTGGAAGAGGTCCTGAACTCGGCGGACCAGCGGATGTACGTGGAGAAACGCTCCCGCGCGAAGGTCCACCGGCGGGCGGGCTGA